The Setaria viridis chromosome 9, Setaria_viridis_v4.0, whole genome shotgun sequence sequence TGTGCTGGCAGGTGGCAGCGCGGACGGGCGTGCGGTGCCGGGCGCCGGTGCGCGGACGAGAGGCTTCCCCGTGCTTTTACCGTGACCGCGCGAGCGAGGGCGGGCGCATGTGGGCGGTCGCGGCGGCAGGCAGCGCCGGGCGGTGCGGGGGTTCCCGTGCGTGCATGTGGGCCGGGGCCGGTCACTTTCGGCGGCGCGCTGTTGTTCGCCTGCGCTCGCTTCGACGGAGGGGGTTGGCTCGGGCGCTTGGGCGCTTGGTTTGGTTACTTGGAAGCggggtgctttttttttttttttggcgagtTGCCGTGGCGTGGGCGTGCGAGCGGAGCGGGTTCGGTCACGGCGGCGGcatgcgcgcggcggcggacggcgacggggaATCTAATCGGGGGCGTGATCTCGGAGTGAGGGGACGCTTGGGGGGTTTGGGCTTTGGAACTTGGGAGTATTATAGTTACCGGTTCGCCATCTGGGCCATGTGCGTGAAAGGGTATTCGTTGAGAAGATATTTCTGAGCACAGGAGAGTGACGTAGGAGGACTCCTTGAACATTCCATTTTTATCTCCTGGTACTGGCCCCCTGGACCCAGCTTTCTTACTGCGGCATGGAAACTGGTTGAGAGGATGGCAAAGGTGGAAGAACTTCCTGTTTTCAATCAAAACAGAAAAGAAGGCAATGGTGGAAGAACAGGCGGGTTCTCAGCCTGACAGTGAGAAAGCGAAACCACTTTGGCTTCTACCGGTAATAACATTTATTTTTTGCCATTTTATTCACCCTACACTTCCTCCCAATCTCTTtattcctccttttcttcttgtaGAAGTACTTTTGTTCCTTGAAGGATAGGTTTTCTAAAAGAGTCtatgaaaattttaaaaaacatATGGCTTCTTATATCCGATAATATTACATTCCAATAGGTAGAGATGTAGAACTCAATATGAAGAAAATTAAACAAAGCCCCTTCAATCTTGCTTGTTTGTTCCTTCAGCCCTTCGGTGTTGCTTGTTCAAAGCTTGAAGATCCAAAGCCTTCGACGATGCCTTTCATGAAAATTTGGTTTTTCATTGTTAAATAATCTCCTCTTCGAAGTCAAGTTGCAAGCTATTCACCGACAAGAGACATTGAATGTTTTATCTCAAGCGTATAGCTCTCCTCGTTAAGATCCGCCCACTTTTATCTAAGATGGACAGATGGCACTAGAATAATAATAACTAGCCTCGTGCAAAGGAGAACCCTAGCTCATGAGCCATGCCATTGTGAGGATGATGTGTGCAAAACATCACGATGGTTTGCAGGGAGACCCATCCATTCATGATTTTGCGATTCCACGATACACGAATAAGGTTGTAATCTCTGCAGTGGTTGGAATGGAAgattcttaaaaaaaatgtgAAGAAATAAGGTTAAAAGATGCTTTACCACAAAATAGCTAATAGTGAATTTTGGCCTATTGTCATTTGTCTTGTGTTTGTGCTTCATAGTTGGCTATAGAGAGGAAATGGTGTAGATGCAACATTGTGATGAAAACCACCACCTTCTTGGTGAAGCAAATTTTACCTTGGTTGAAGAAATACGTAATGCACGATTTCCTCTTTTTCTCAATAAAGAATAAAAATGATTTTGATCTTTCATAGATATTGTGTAGTGGGCATGCTAATACATATAAATTTGTAGTTTCTTATTGGCGGATACAACTTATTTAGGCAAGCATCTTGCCTACAAACAGAATAAGGATTTCCAAAGATAAGAGGATGATCTTTTAAGCAAAGAGCTAACCACCTATATGCTTCTAAGGGTGATCCCAATAACCACGATACTTTTAAACCAACGTCATAGAAATACAACCATTAGAACACATCAGCTAATAAAACCGATCAAATGCCCACATATTTATCTGACACATTTGGGTTACCTCCTTTCAGCATAGGGTGAAGAAATATATCTGTTTTCCTCAATACTTACGAGTAAAGCACCTACAAAACATGTAATACACTTCCATGCTCAATTGTTTGACAAGGTATACAATAGTCCAAATTGCAGAAAACATTTTACATTTATTTCTGGCATCTGAGTACGTTTACCGGATGTTTTTAACATTAAAGAAAAAATACACAAATATACATTGGCAAGATGCGTAATATCATTTCCGTGTTTCAAAGTACATTCCTCTCATTTTTGCGCCACTGCTCACCATTGGTAGCACATCAAATCTGGCTTTTGTAGCTACCCCTCTGTCCTAAGTGCACTTTTAGGATTTGAACATGAAATTAGTATGGATAGAAAATAACAATATTACCCTATGTACAGGAAATATATGACTAAGAGTAGCAATAATCATGATTGGAATAGATGCCATGTTTCACGTCCTGAAAGAAACGAGAACGTTTCACTCATGGTGGATGGCTGAACCGCTGGGTGTTTGGAATTTTTTTACCAACGGGACCCACGTGTACAGTGCACAGCTGGCTGGTAAATTTTACCGTGAATATTACTACTGCGTTTAATACGGGACGTTTTTTAAATCCTAAAATTGCAGTTAAaatgagatggagggagtagccaaaacctagagagagagagaaaacgaGACGCAGAGGCGTGGAGCTCGTGCAGAATTCCGGCGAAGCTCCTAACATCGACACGAGTCAAGTCAACCGACGCCGCCACTACCTGGCCTGAATGCCAGAGTGTGCAGCGCTCAAGCACCCAACATAGCAACCTACCGTCATCCATTCATCCGtccccgacgccggcggcggtgcgcaACCGTCTTCCCCTCGTTCAACCACAGAAGTCCTCCCTCCAGTTCACAACCCGCTAGCCCCCTACAGGCTACAGCCGGCCCTGGCCGGCAACGGCCGCGGCCGCAAATTGACCTCATCCGGCCGGCCACGCGCTTGGCTGCCGCTCTCCCGCGCTGGCCGTCATCGTCCACCTCGGCGCGGAGGCTGGACACCGGAGGCaggcagctcagctcagctcggcAGTCAGCACAGCGTACTAGAGACAAACGGGGCCCAAAAAGAAAGACCAAGGGGGTGTGCAAAGGCAAGGGGGGAGGAGACTGGGAGAGGCCAGGACCAGGAGCAGTGCACCAtactaccaccaccaccgcctacCGGCCGCGGTTGGATTGGACTTTCTTTTCCCCTCCTTTTGCGGGGGTTGCCGTGGTGGGAGACTTGACGACTCCACTGGCTGCGCATCTGGCTGCCTCCCCGCCCCTTCGCTTCCCTTTTCAGCGCCGCTTTCCCTTTCACCCTCGCCGCTCCTCGAGTCCTTTCCCCCGCCTACCCTTTCGGCCccgcctcgacgccgccgccgccgccgatcgagGTACTGGCCCCCCTGCCCTCTCCATCGCCTCGCGCGCGGTCTGGATCTGGGGTTTCTCTCCGTTTCTCGGGTTGATCCGGGGGGAGGAGCGCTGGGGGCTGGTGGGTGGGTGGGCAAGGGGGAGGGGATCCTAGGGCTCGCGCGGGTGTAGGCTTCGGGCCTTGCTGGTGCGCTCCTCAGCGTGCTTGGTTCCGATTGCTGCTGGCTGTGGCTGGGACCGAGGCATCGGTGGGGGGAGCGATTGGCTACTGTTCGCTGGTGGAGTGGGGAAAGGTGATTTTGGCATGTCACGCTATTTACTTGTTGCTAAAATGGGATGGGGTACTGAAACCCTTGCTCTAGATGGCAAGAATGGGGGGTCTGAGGGGTGTTCGGAAATGGGAATTGGAGTGGCGAGTAGTCCATCTTGCTCAATTTACATGCTCTACTAGTATGCTCTCTGTGTTAATGGGCTTACTATTTGAGTGTCGATCGCTGTGCATTTCCTGTGATTTGAGATCGGAAATGGTGTGAGCTATTTAAGGGGCAAGTGTTATGGGCCTAGGCAAAGGCAACTCATCTGTATTTTTCATGTTCTGCAGGAAATGTTGCGATAACTGATGCAATAGTAAAGCTTCCTGGATGGACGGATGCGACTGTATCGAGCCACTATGGCCAACCGACGATCTGCTCGTCAAGTATCAGTACATCTCGGACTTCTTCATAGCCCTCGCGTATTTCTCGATCCCGTTGGAGCTTATCTACTTCGTGAAGAAGTCGTCCTTCTTCCCGTACAGATGGGTCTTGATCCAGTTTGGTGCGTTTATAGTTCTCTGTGGAGCGACCCATCTTATAAACCTGTGGACTTTCACCACACACACCAAGACCGTTGCTATGGTCATGACCATAGCGAAGGTTTCTACGGCGGTTGTGTCCTGTGCAACAGCTCTGATGCTTGTTCATATTATCCCCGACTTGTTGAGTGTGAAAACAAGGGAGTTATTCCTGAAGAATAAAGCTGAGGAGCTTGATAGGGAGATGGGATTGATAAGGACGCAGGAGGAGACCGGTAGACATGTTAGGATGCTTACCCATGAAATCAGAAGTACACTTGATAGGCATACGATTTTGAAGACCACTCTTGTTGAGCTAGGAAGGACCTTGGGTCTGGAAGAATGTGCATTGTGGATGCCATCTAGAAGTGGTTCAAGCCTTCAACTTTCTCATACGCTGCGCCACCAGATTACTGTCGGTTCATCTGTACCAATTAACCTTCCTGTTGTCAATCAAGTGTTCAGTAGCAACCGAGCAATCATTATACCCCACACATGTCCTTTGGCACGGATAAGACCACTTGCAGGGCGATATGTTCCGCCAGAAGTAGCTGCAGTGCGCGTACCTCTTCTCCATCTTTCAAACTTCCAAATAAATGATTGGCCAGAGCTTTCAGCTAAAAGCTTTGCAATCATGGTTCTGATGCTTCCATCTGATAGTGCAAGGAAATGGCATGTGCATGAGTTGGAGCTTGTTGAGGTCGTTGCTGATCAGGTTGATGCTCTATCTCTAGCTATGGTTATTATAACATTGATGCTTGTAGTAGGGGAAATACATGTTTATTATCTTTTCAAAGTTATATGATCAATTGCTCACCAATCATGATCAGTCAATTAAGACGTCCTTTCAGAAGTACGATGTAATGATGACAGGAATACCTTCAAATTATTATCAAATTCTTTGTGAAAGCATATGATTCTGGAACCTACTAGACAGCTGCAAAAGACAGATTCCTTTGCTTGTTTATCAATCCAAACACCTTTCTCAAAGTTAATAAGTTGTTAAATGGTTTTGCAACCAGATATGTTGTTTATACctcttcttttgtttcttcaggTAGCAGTTGCACTATCTCATGCGGCTATCCTTGAAGAGTCCATGCGGGCACGTGATTTACTAATGGAGCAGAATGTTGCCCTGGATTTAGCTCGAAGAGAGGCTGAGATGGCCATCCGTGCTCGCAATGATTTCCTAGCTGTTATGAATCACGAAATGAGAACACCCATGAATGCAATAATAGCCCTTTCCTCCTTGCTTTTGGAAACTGAGCTTACTCCTGAGCAGCGTCTAATGGTGGAAACAGTGCTGAAAAGTAGCAATCTGTTAGCAACACTCATCAATGATGTGCTGGATCTTTCCAAACTCGAGGATGGAAGCCTTGAATTGGAGATTAAAGCATTCAATCTTCATGCTGTTTTCAAAGAAGTATGCACCTTCTGTTTCTGATATCTAACATCTATATATACGATGCAGCCAACTAAAGTTCCTATTTGGTATTACAGGTGATGAGTTTCATCAAACCAATAGCATCTATCAAGAGGCTCTCTGTATCGGTTATGTTGGCACCAGATTTGCCGTTATCTGCCGTTGGTGATGAAAAGAGACTCATGCAAACTATTCTTAACATCTCGGGCAATGCTGTTAAGTTTACCAAGGAGGGACACATAACACTTGTAGCTTCAGTTGTGAAGGCTGACTCTTTGAGAGAGTTCAGAACTCCAGAATTTCATCCAGTTGCAAGTGATGACCATTTCTATTTGAAAGTTCAGGTAATGTTCTAGAGAGGCCTGCGTGAATAATTTGTCTTGGGCTTGCCAATGACTTGTATGCGCATTGTGTTCCAAAAATGTAGCATTCACAACCAGTttcatttcttttaaaaaaagaaatcacaaATGAAACTGTGAAACTGGAACCATCCATAATCCATTTGGTTGTCCCATGTAATAGTTCATGAACCCTGATTGCAGCTGTGTCGATAACTCTCAACTAATTCATTGCACAACTCTAACAATCTTTTCTCATGTTTTATGTGCGACTAAATTCATCATATACTCTGGGTTTGGATCCACTATGTTAGCCTCACAGTGAACTATTCCATGCTTAATTGCTTACCAAAAGAGGGATTTTCTTGAAATCCTCTTGACTAATATTTGCATTTATCCTAATATGGATAGTTACCTATTGCTTGTAACTATTCGTATGTGTCTTGGTCAT is a genomic window containing:
- the LOC117838160 gene encoding probable ethylene response sensor 1 — encoded protein: MDGCDCIEPLWPTDDLLVKYQYISDFFIALAYFSIPLELIYFVKKSSFFPYRWVLIQFGAFIVLCGATHLINLWTFTTHTKTVAMVMTIAKVSTAVVSCATALMLVHIIPDLLSVKTRELFLKNKAEELDREMGLIRTQEETGRHVRMLTHEIRSTLDRHTILKTTLVELGRTLGLEECALWMPSRSGSSLQLSHTLRHQITVGSSVPINLPVVNQVFSSNRAIIIPHTCPLARIRPLAGRYVPPEVAAVRVPLLHLSNFQINDWPELSAKSFAIMVLMLPSDSARKWHVHELELVEVVADQVAVALSHAAILEESMRARDLLMEQNVALDLARREAEMAIRARNDFLAVMNHEMRTPMNAIIALSSLLLETELTPEQRLMVETVLKSSNLLATLINDVLDLSKLEDGSLELEIKAFNLHAVFKEVMSFIKPIASIKRLSVSVMLAPDLPLSAVGDEKRLMQTILNISGNAVKFTKEGHITLVASVVKADSLREFRTPEFHPVASDDHFYLKVQVKDTGCGISPQDLPHVFTKFAHPQSGGNRGFNGSGLGLAICKRFVSLMGGHIWLDSEGTGRGCTATFIVKLGVCDNTNTYQQQLIPLVWPSSADSNLSGSKALTDGKGSASLKSRYQRSV